TGGATTATTCTTTTGATCGCCGGTTTACTGGAAGTTGTGTGGGCCATTGGCCTGAAATACACCCACGGTTTCACCCGCCTGACCCCCAGTATCATTACCATTACCGCCATGATCGTCAGCATTGCGCTGCTCTCCTGGGCGATGCGCACGCTGCCCGTTGGCACCGCGTATGCCGTCTGGACAGGGATTGGCGCAGTAGGTGCAGCCATCACTGGCATTCTACTGCTAGGGGAATCCGCGAGCCTGGCGCGTATCGCCAGCCTCGGGTTAATCGTCGCGGGAATTATTGGGCTAAAACTCAGCACTCATTAATGAGGCTGTTCCACC
Above is a window of Lelliottia jeotgali DNA encoding:
- a CDS encoding Quaternary ammonium compound-resistance protein SugE: MSWIILLIAGLLEVVWAIGLKYTHGFTRLTPSIITITAMIVSIALLSWAMRTLPVGTAYAVWTGIGAVGAAITGILLLGESASLARIASLGLIVAGIIGLKLSTH